Proteins from a genomic interval of Sulfurimonas sp. HSL3-2:
- the rpoN gene encoding RNA polymerase factor sigma-54 — MKQEFSLKQKQLPRLSMQTWLPLLQCSLSDLDKHIQVITNENPCLEVQSGFEVSESSTDKSHVAFMEYQNNVSNTASDEIEWMSVATESLYEKLDNQISAPLFPTPISQKIAKQIIYYINDEGYFEGDVKEIAQQCGVDAYKVEQVRQRFAYLEPIGVGAVDYKESFLFQLNEYELDDELSILLSAMIMQFDKIEKFMNHPRIHDAKEMMKKLNNPPAIAYMEPEENILPDMFIESKEDQFTIRINHAFYPDLIVNQIDKYDNFAKQKFKEARELVKLLDLRKATLYNIALVLIEKQYSFFMGGKLMPLRLQDVADELGFNESTISRAISDKYLECDRGVFAFKDFFSNAIDNVSTSEIKEFLKRLVECEDKEKPLSDKHLHEEIEKRFSITMVRRSIAKYRQELDIPAFKERLFLYKLATI; from the coding sequence ATGAAACAAGAATTTTCCTTAAAACAAAAACAACTGCCAAGGCTGTCTATGCAGACTTGGCTGCCACTTTTACAATGCTCTTTAAGTGATCTGGATAAGCATATTCAGGTGATCACAAACGAGAACCCGTGTCTTGAAGTCCAATCCGGATTTGAAGTATCTGAAAGCAGTACAGATAAATCGCACGTAGCATTTATGGAATACCAAAATAACGTCTCAAATACAGCAAGTGACGAGATAGAGTGGATGAGTGTGGCGACTGAATCCCTTTATGAAAAACTTGACAATCAGATAAGCGCTCCGCTCTTTCCGACACCGATCTCACAAAAGATAGCGAAACAGATCATCTACTACATAAACGATGAAGGATATTTTGAGGGAGATGTCAAAGAGATAGCACAGCAGTGCGGAGTCGATGCATATAAAGTAGAACAGGTACGTCAGCGTTTTGCATACTTAGAACCTATCGGTGTGGGTGCAGTCGACTATAAAGAGTCGTTTTTATTTCAGCTAAACGAGTATGAACTTGATGATGAACTGAGTATCCTGCTTAGTGCGATGATCATGCAGTTTGATAAGATAGAAAAGTTTATGAACCATCCGAGGATACATGATGCCAAAGAGATGATGAAAAAACTAAACAATCCGCCTGCGATCGCATACATGGAACCTGAAGAAAATATTTTACCGGACATGTTTATAGAGTCAAAAGAGGATCAGTTTACAATCCGCATCAATCATGCATTCTATCCTGATCTTATTGTCAATCAGATAGACAAGTATGATAATTTTGCAAAACAGAAGTTCAAAGAAGCCCGTGAGCTTGTCAAACTCCTCGATTTGAGAAAAGCTACGCTGTATAACATCGCATTAGTGCTTATTGAAAAACAGTATAGTTTTTTTATGGGCGGAAAACTGATGCCGCTTCGCCTGCAGGATGTCGCAGATGAACTTGGGTTTAATGAGTCGACCATCTCACGTGCTATCAGCGACAAATATCTTGAGTGTGACAGAGGAGTGTTCGCGTTTAAAGATTTCTTTTCAAATGCTATCGACAATGTCTCTACTTCAGAGATAAAAGAGTTCCTAAAAAGACTTGTCGAATGTGAAGACAAAGAGAAACCGCTTAGTGACAAACACCTGCATGAAGAGATCGAAAAAAGATTTAGTATCACAATGGTAAGACGTTCGATCGCTAAATATCGTCAGGAGCTCGATATTCCTGCTTTTAAAGAGAGATTGTTTCTCTATAAACTTGCAACGATATAA
- a CDS encoding nitrogen fixation protein NifZ has protein sequence MEFTHAQANQISASTKDEILPVFHLGQRVRIKKPIRNDGSNPFEAPDAILVQPGAEGYVKHIGDWLQVIRIYEVHFIEEGHTYGCREAELEAISDLDGYDEIEEELKWLREHRASKAKAKEDLSAQSQKEGEPS, from the coding sequence ATGGAGTTCACGCATGCACAAGCCAACCAAATCTCAGCTTCAACTAAAGATGAGATCCTTCCGGTTTTTCATCTAGGACAGCGTGTCCGTATAAAAAAACCTATAAGAAATGACGGTTCAAACCCGTTTGAAGCGCCGGATGCTATTTTAGTCCAACCGGGTGCGGAAGGGTATGTAAAGCATATCGGAGACTGGCTTCAGGTTATCCGTATATACGAGGTTCATTTTATAGAAGAGGGTCACACTTACGGTTGTCGTGAAGCTGAATTGGAAGCTATTAGCGACCTTGACGGATATGATGAAATTGAAGAAGAGTTAAAATGGCTTCGCGAACATAGAGCAAGCAAAGCAAAAGCCAAAGAAGATTTATCTGCGCAATCTCAAAAAGAAGGAGAACCGAGCTGA
- a CDS encoding FtsX-like permease family protein — MFKIIAKLAWSNAFLRRSRTLLLVSMIAVSMALMLSIQGIYDGMTKNMLDKTLRSDCGEVSIYQKQYRLNKLFSNNIQDADRIVQRLNRDPKVKIAIKRFSVEGLSSTARKSSFANIIGVNIDDEEKFGKFSRFLKEGEVSFKEYGAVIGSALADKLKVHIGSKVIFTTQNSKGEINGLYLRVKGIIQTTNINIDNFAIYVPIQRVYTFLGVPAESATQIAIRTDDTLLVQTLKQEYKNLDVESLLELYPILKQMEDMTYIFNSITFAIVMLVVFIGILGVMYVSILDRIREFGILRAIGMDYRYIRLQIFLEAVFVGLVGYIGGAVLGYLALYYLQVYGLDLSAYAEGLEKFGYSSVIYAHIELSYFTTTFGAIISASILSVFLPLRKIKHLRPIDVIKAKT, encoded by the coding sequence ATGTTTAAGATCATAGCCAAGCTCGCATGGAGCAATGCGTTTTTACGGAGATCGAGAACATTGCTGCTGGTGAGCATGATCGCCGTCAGTATGGCATTGATGCTCTCCATACAGGGCATTTACGACGGTATGACCAAAAACATGCTGGACAAGACGCTTCGAAGCGATTGCGGCGAAGTAAGCATCTACCAAAAACAGTACCGACTGAACAAACTTTTTAGCAACAATATCCAAGATGCCGACAGGATCGTACAAAGACTGAACCGTGATCCTAAGGTCAAGATAGCGATTAAACGTTTTAGCGTAGAGGGGCTTAGTTCAACGGCCAGAAAATCCTCGTTTGCCAATATCATCGGGGTAAATATCGACGATGAAGAGAAGTTCGGAAAGTTCAGCCGTTTTTTAAAAGAGGGAGAAGTAAGCTTTAAAGAATACGGAGCGGTCATCGGAAGTGCTTTGGCAGATAAACTCAAAGTCCATATAGGCTCAAAAGTGATATTTACGACTCAGAACTCAAAAGGAGAGATAAACGGCCTCTATCTCCGGGTCAAAGGGATCATTCAGACAACCAATATCAATATCGACAACTTCGCGATATATGTCCCGATACAAAGAGTCTATACATTTTTGGGAGTTCCCGCTGAGAGTGCGACGCAGATAGCCATAAGAACAGACGACACACTGCTTGTCCAAACGTTAAAGCAGGAGTATAAGAACCTCGACGTAGAGAGTCTTCTTGAACTCTACCCTATACTAAAACAGATGGAAGATATGACCTATATTTTCAATTCCATAACTTTTGCGATCGTCATGCTGGTGGTCTTTATCGGTATTTTGGGAGTGATGTATGTCTCTATCTTAGACAGGATACGAGAGTTCGGTATTTTACGTGCGATCGGTATGGATTACCGATATATCCGTTTGCAGATCTTTTTAGAAGCAGTTTTTGTAGGCTTAGTCGGTTATATCGGCGGTGCAGTTTTGGGCTATCTTGCCCTGTACTACCTGCAAGTGTACGGGCTTGATCTCAGTGCCTATGCCGAAGGACTGGAGAAATTCGGCTACAGCTCTGTTATCTATGCCCATATAGAGCTCAGCTACTTTACTACGACCTTTGGCGCGATTATCAGCGCATCAATTCTAAGTGTCTTTTTACCGCTTCGAAAGATCAAACATCTCAGACCAATAGATGTCATAAAGGCTAAAACATGA
- a CDS encoding flavodoxin, with protein MAKVGIFVGSSGGVTLSAAEKLEELFEGAELINMEEDFDDLEQFDEFDVLLIGSSTWGQGDPQRDWVDPLYEMQNEEPDFSGKKVAFFGAGDQESHPEEFVTALGKMKDIFSKLGAETEFGYTSTDGYSYKYSYAEKDGKFCGLAIDDINQEDLTDERVSSWAAQIKQEMGL; from the coding sequence ATGGCAAAAGTAGGTATATTTGTAGGTAGTAGCGGTGGAGTGACACTAAGTGCGGCTGAGAAGTTAGAGGAGCTATTTGAAGGTGCTGAACTTATCAACATGGAAGAAGATTTTGATGATCTTGAGCAGTTTGATGAGTTTGATGTTTTACTTATAGGTTCATCGACTTGGGGGCAAGGCGATCCTCAGCGTGACTGGGTAGATCCATTGTATGAGATGCAAAATGAAGAGCCTGACTTTAGCGGTAAAAAAGTAGCATTTTTCGGTGCCGGTGACCAAGAAAGTCATCCGGAAGAGTTTGTGACTGCTTTAGGAAAGATGAAAGATATCTTCTCAAAACTGGGCGCTGAAACTGAGTTTGGATATACATCGACTGATGGGTATTCATACAAATATTCATACGCTGAAAAAGACGGAAAGTTCTGTGGACTTGCAATCGATGATATAAATCAAGAAGATCTGACTGATGAGAGAGTTAGTAGCTGGGCAGCTCAGATAAAACAAGAGATGGGACTCTAG
- a CDS encoding iron-sulfur cluster assembly scaffold protein, producing the protein MARDDLIGGALWEEYSTEVQRRMNDPINMGEITEAEAGEDQLVIADFGAESCGDAVRLYWLIDPKTDTIKNSKFKSFGCGTAIASSDMMAELCMNKTVDDALKITNIDVEKALRDDPDIPAVPGQKMHCSVMAYDVIKKAASIYKNVDMESFETEFIICECARVSQDTLKQVIKLNKLTSIEEITDYTKAGGFCKSCIKPGGHEAKDVYLVNILEEVMSELEAEDKSRKIIEAKGDGTFESMGLVQKIKSVEAILEEYIRPTLKADGGNVELIDIKEEDGVFNVLIKYQGECMSCSMNTTTTLAGIEDMLKFKLKANIKVIVT; encoded by the coding sequence ATGGCTAGAGATGACTTAATTGGCGGGGCATTATGGGAAGAGTACTCAACTGAAGTACAACGCCGTATGAACGATCCGATAAATATGGGTGAGATTACTGAAGCAGAAGCGGGTGAAGATCAATTAGTTATTGCTGATTTTGGAGCTGAGAGCTGTGGTGATGCTGTAAGACTTTACTGGTTGATCGATCCAAAAACAGATACGATAAAAAATAGTAAATTTAAAAGTTTTGGTTGTGGTACTGCGATAGCTTCATCAGATATGATGGCAGAACTATGTATGAATAAAACAGTAGATGATGCACTTAAAATAACAAATATAGATGTTGAAAAAGCTTTACGTGACGATCCGGATATTCCTGCAGTTCCGGGACAGAAGATGCACTGTTCTGTTATGGCGTACGATGTTATCAAAAAAGCGGCTTCTATCTATAAAAACGTAGATATGGAAAGCTTTGAGACTGAGTTTATCATCTGTGAATGTGCTCGTGTTTCTCAAGACACTTTAAAACAAGTTATCAAATTAAATAAACTTACATCTATAGAAGAGATCACAGACTATACAAAAGCGGGTGGTTTTTGTAAGTCTTGTATCAAACCGGGCGGTCACGAAGCAAAAGATGTCTATCTTGTAAACATCTTAGAAGAGGTGATGAGTGAACTTGAAGCTGAAGATAAATCTCGTAAGATCATCGAAGCAAAAGGTGACGGTACATTTGAGTCTATGGGTCTTGTTCAAAAGATCAAATCTGTCGAAGCGATCCTGGAAGAGTATATCCGTCCTACGTTAAAAGCTGACGGCGGTAATGTCGAGCTTATCGACATCAAAGAGGAAGACGGAGTATTTAACGTACTTATCAAATATCAAGGTGAGTGTATGAGCTGTTCAATGAATACGACTACGACTCTAGCGGGTATTGAGGATATGCTCAAGTTCAAACTCAAAGCAAATATTAAAGTCATAGTTACTTAA
- a CDS encoding nitrogenase-stabilizing/protective protein NifW — translation MSRLEEFESLTDTEDFFDFFDLEYDERLVYVKRFHIMKKYGEMISKAKDHDLGSEEKLLDYYKFALISVYKNFENGYSPSAAEIWDTFGKPSACSTCSTSTSCNDIEEVSNGVHACTSQPNLSFN, via the coding sequence ATGAGTAGATTAGAAGAATTTGAATCATTGACCGATACAGAAGATTTTTTTGACTTTTTTGATCTTGAATACGATGAGCGTTTAGTTTACGTAAAGAGATTTCATATAATGAAAAAGTACGGTGAAATGATAAGTAAAGCAAAAGATCATGATCTTGGAAGCGAAGAGAAGCTTCTGGATTATTATAAATTTGCATTGATCAGTGTGTATAAAAACTTTGAAAACGGCTACTCCCCTTCTGCCGCAGAGATCTGGGATACTTTTGGAAAACCGAGTGCATGTAGTACCTGTTCTACATCAACAAGCTGTAATGATATTGAGGAGGTAAGCAATGGAGTTCACGCATGCACAAGCCAACCAAATCTCAGCTTCAACTAA
- a CDS encoding 2Fe-2S iron-sulfur cluster binding domain-containing protein — protein sequence MKEKKEKAMTTRVEIINDFLAINVKPGKTIQDIVEASGSALPFGCRDGECGTCIVTIESGMEFLSDVTEKEKSVMKMLNETNPKARLACQMKIVEPNGLVRVKY from the coding sequence ATGAAAGAAAAAAAGGAAAAAGCAATGACAACTCGTGTAGAAATTATAAATGACTTCTTAGCAATCAACGTTAAGCCAGGTAAAACTATTCAAGATATCGTAGAAGCATCTGGAAGTGCACTTCCATTTGGATGTCGTGACGGTGAATGTGGTACTTGTATCGTTACTATCGAATCAGGTATGGAATTTTTAAGTGATGTAACAGAAAAAGAAAAATCTGTTATGAAAATGTTAAATGAAACAAATCCAAAAGCACGTCTTGCATGTCAAATGAAAATCGTTGAGCCAAACGGTTTAGTACGCGTTAAGTACTAA
- a CDS encoding P-II family nitrogen regulator, which produces MYLLTAIFNQSCLKDVLTDLKDRGIEGVTISHVVGKGGLGFIKESGETELDKNIRLDIVISNDTFKESAKEAIRANTREIETGSGKMWVTPVLEVERIRTGEINESALAHPTAPKKKNLQDNYFTAIDTPVS; this is translated from the coding sequence ATGTATTTGCTAACTGCGATATTTAACCAAAGTTGTCTAAAAGATGTTTTAACGGATTTAAAAGATAGAGGAATCGAGGGAGTCACTATAAGCCACGTAGTCGGAAAAGGCGGACTTGGATTTATAAAAGAGAGCGGAGAGACTGAACTCGATAAAAACATTAGACTTGATATTGTCATCTCAAATGATACATTCAAAGAATCAGCAAAAGAAGCAATAAGAGCAAATACTCGTGAGATCGAAACAGGTTCAGGAAAGATGTGGGTGACTCCGGTACTTGAAGTAGAAAGAATAAGAACAGGCGAGATAAACGAATCTGCTTTGGCACACCCGACAGCACCGAAAAAGAAAAATCTTCAAGACAACTACTTTACGGCGATCGATACACCGGTTAGCTAA
- a CDS encoding NifX-associated nitrogen fixation protein has protein sequence MSEVATFNAFTEELIRQLRATDQFGNWAKMSDEELLIKKYVKTKEDLKQIPIIADIDEMLIGEIKMIFKAVALQFERKTGVMCNVVMEMSHEGFGRCIVIADRIVLVDKYFKDAHRFGFRTIEKLYEEGEKYLNSSFEIYNKFKPCM, from the coding sequence ATGAGCGAAGTAGCAACATTTAATGCGTTTACAGAGGAGTTGATCCGTCAGTTAAGAGCAACAGACCAATTCGGTAACTGGGCAAAGATGAGTGATGAAGAGTTGTTGATAAAGAAATATGTCAAGACTAAAGAGGACTTAAAACAGATCCCTATTATTGCTGATATCGATGAGATGCTTATCGGAGAGATCAAGATGATCTTTAAAGCTGTAGCACTACAGTTTGAACGCAAAACAGGTGTAATGTGTAATGTCGTAATGGAGATGAGCCACGAGGGATTCGGACGCTGTATCGTCATTGCTGACAGAATAGTGTTAGTGGATAAGTATTTCAAAGATGCTCACCGTTTCGGTTTTAGAACAATAGAAAAACTCTATGAAGAGGGCGAGAAATATTTAAACAGCTCATTTGAGATTTACAATAAATTTAAACCATGCATGTAA
- a CDS encoding FtsX-like permease family protein yields the protein MFTLALKNILFYKGRSITSFVLIFFSTLLFIVYVSMMDGSHESMLKNALKVYTGAIEIYQKGYRDIGGNQYLITDVKSIEEKLSAVKGIKDFTSRYETYGLLSFKNFSSAALVAGIDPKKEEVMSELKTALIQGKYLENGSDNHLYAGADLVKKLHAKVGDKIAFIGQASDGSFAADILILQGIFKTGSFDFDSMASFVPRRYFDELMYSHNKASYISVNVKDLKNVDAIQKEIAVKMPQEIETLTWKTLMKPMVQAMEVDSVFGYISLALFFIVIFFVVMIFGFINISSRVNELGTLRCIGLSKKNVFLLQFYEIFIISTLAVIFAAPIGAYIAYYYSIHPIVIEGISETYKQYGVISDQIPFDFNLFTISWNIAVIYILSFLSILYPVYYINKFTPTEAIRHV from the coding sequence ATGTTTACTCTGGCACTCAAGAATATCCTATTTTACAAAGGCAGAAGCATCACAAGCTTTGTCTTGATCTTTTTTAGCACCCTGCTGTTTATAGTCTATGTCTCAATGATGGACGGCTCTCATGAATCGATGCTCAAAAACGCGCTCAAAGTCTATACGGGTGCCATAGAGATATATCAAAAGGGTTACCGGGATATCGGAGGGAATCAATATCTCATAACCGACGTAAAAAGTATAGAAGAAAAACTCTCTGCTGTAAAAGGGATCAAAGATTTTACTTCCAGATACGAGACCTACGGACTTCTCTCTTTTAAAAACTTCTCATCCGCTGCTTTAGTAGCGGGCATAGACCCAAAAAAAGAAGAGGTGATGAGCGAACTCAAGACCGCTTTGATACAGGGAAAATATCTTGAAAATGGTTCGGATAACCACCTCTACGCCGGTGCAGACCTTGTAAAAAAACTCCATGCCAAGGTAGGCGATAAGATAGCTTTTATCGGTCAAGCTTCTGATGGTTCGTTTGCTGCGGATATATTGATACTTCAGGGAATATTTAAGACAGGTTCTTTTGATTTTGATTCCATGGCATCCTTTGTCCCGAGAAGATATTTTGACGAGCTTATGTATTCGCACAACAAAGCCTCATACATCTCTGTCAATGTAAAAGATCTCAAAAATGTCGATGCCATCCAAAAAGAGATAGCTGTGAAAATGCCTCAAGAGATAGAGACTCTGACATGGAAGACTCTGATGAAACCGATGGTTCAAGCCATGGAGGTGGACAGTGTTTTCGGTTATATCAGTCTGGCGCTCTTTTTCATCGTCATCTTTTTTGTCGTAATGATCTTCGGCTTCATAAACATAAGTTCAAGAGTCAATGAACTGGGAACGCTCCGCTGCATCGGGCTGTCTAAAAAGAACGTATTTCTTTTGCAGTTTTACGAGATATTCATTATCTCTACTCTTGCCGTCATCTTTGCCGCTCCGATCGGCGCTTATATCGCGTACTATTATTCCATCCACCCTATTGTCATCGAGGGGATTAGCGAGACCTACAAACAGTACGGTGTCATTTCCGACCAGATACCTTTTGATTTTAATCTATTTACGATCTCCTGGAATATCGCAGTCATCTACATTTTGAGTTTTCTGAGCATCTTGTACCCTGTGTATTACATCAACAAGTTTACTCCGACAGAGGCGATCCGCCATGTTTAA
- a CDS encoding ABC transporter ATP-binding protein — MIRLEKVNKYFYKDEPREVHALKDISLTIQEGEFTLINGPSGCGKTTLLNAIGALDSIDSGKIYLDEENISDLDETQRTHLRLNKLGFVFQAYNLVPVLNVEDNIGFIMRLRGFSNMEIKERVLEVASLLEIQDKLHALPNELSGGQQQRVAVARAVAAKPKIILADEPTANLDSVNSKKLMDMMHTLNEKEKVSIIFASHDIYVKQRVHRIIKLNDGELVE, encoded by the coding sequence ATGATCAGATTAGAGAAAGTGAACAAATACTTTTACAAAGATGAACCAAGAGAAGTACATGCTCTTAAAGATATATCGCTCACCATACAAGAGGGGGAGTTCACACTTATAAACGGACCCTCAGGCTGCGGAAAGACGACGCTTCTCAACGCCATAGGCGCACTAGACAGCATCGACAGCGGAAAGATATATCTTGATGAAGAGAACATATCGGACCTTGATGAGACACAAAGGACACATTTACGGCTCAATAAACTGGGCTTTGTATTTCAAGCCTACAATCTCGTACCGGTCTTAAACGTCGAAGACAACATCGGTTTCATTATGAGATTAAGAGGTTTTTCCAACATGGAGATAAAGGAGCGTGTTTTAGAAGTGGCATCACTTTTGGAGATCCAAGATAAGCTGCACGCTCTTCCAAATGAGCTTAGCGGCGGGCAACAGCAGCGTGTCGCTGTCGCTAGAGCGGTAGCTGCAAAACCAAAGATCATACTCGCAGACGAACCCACGGCAAATCTCGACTCAGTGAACTCCAAAAAACTGATGGACATGATGCATACTTTAAATGAGAAAGAGAAGGTAAGCATCATCTTTGCCTCGCATGATATATACGTCAAACAACGTGTTCATCGCATCATTAAGCTAAACGACGGAGAACTGGTTGAATAA
- a CDS encoding ATP-binding cassette domain-containing protein, whose protein sequence is MKRSVLDISSLFVDVEAKQILKGVDLHIKEGEVHVLFGPNGSGKSTLLSTIMQLPGFNITKGSIEFMGESINTKKTDEIARNGVALSFQHPPAIHGVTLSKFLHKINRSENLEEEIKELDLEDFLDRDINTGFSGGELKRAEILKLYAQNPQLALIDEPESGVDLENITIIAKAINRILQYDESSSSRKKSALIITHTGHVLDYINADVGHMIIDGKIISSGNPIEMMEEIKKEGFSGIMRRLSAKKGT, encoded by the coding sequence ATGAAGAGATCAGTTCTTGATATATCATCCTTATTTGTTGATGTCGAAGCCAAACAGATACTAAAAGGGGTAGATCTGCATATTAAAGAGGGGGAAGTCCATGTCCTGTTCGGTCCAAACGGTTCAGGGAAATCCACACTTCTTTCTACCATTATGCAGCTTCCGGGGTTTAACATAACCAAAGGGAGTATCGAGTTCATGGGAGAGTCTATAAACACCAAAAAGACCGATGAGATCGCCAGAAACGGTGTCGCCCTCTCCTTTCAGCATCCTCCCGCGATCCACGGTGTGACCTTGTCGAAATTTCTTCATAAGATAAACAGATCAGAAAATCTCGAAGAGGAGATAAAAGAGCTTGACCTCGAGGATTTTCTGGACAGGGATATCAATACGGGCTTTTCAGGCGGTGAACTCAAAAGAGCTGAGATATTAAAACTCTACGCCCAAAATCCTCAGCTCGCTTTAATAGACGAGCCGGAATCCGGCGTCGATTTGGAGAACATCACTATTATCGCCAAAGCCATAAACAGGATACTGCAATATGATGAGAGCTCAAGCAGCAGAAAAAAATCCGCCCTTATCATCACGCATACCGGGCATGTATTAGACTATATAAATGCTGATGTCGGGCATATGATCATAGATGGAAAGATCATAAGTTCCGGCAACCCTATAGAGATGATGGAAGAGATAAAAAAAGAGGGATTCAGCGGGATCATGAGGCGTCTGAGTGCCAAAAAGGGGACTTAA
- a CDS encoding outer membrane lipoprotein-sorting protein, producing the protein MGSATLEFQKIILILLISSVTLYAQNAQEIIQKVDRNMRGKSVYMELVMSVKNQTYTRTMKLQSWSEGKNRSFVKITYPPRDKGITFLSLDGQMWQYIPKIERTIKIPPSMMLQSWMGSDITNDDVVRESSLIDDYDTTLLQENGDTATLQLIPKKTAAVVWGKIILDVDTKTYTMKKETFYDETSQAVRYFTFKNVKKIDGYYLPTLWKVIPMDKQDSFTTLEIQNARYDQAISDEYFRQSALKRFSR; encoded by the coding sequence ATGGGATCAGCGACCTTAGAGTTTCAAAAGATCATCCTCATATTATTGATCTCATCTGTAACGCTCTATGCACAAAATGCTCAAGAGATCATACAAAAAGTCGACCGTAACATGCGGGGAAAAAGTGTGTATATGGAACTTGTGATGAGTGTAAAAAATCAAACTTATACAAGGACGATGAAACTTCAAAGCTGGTCAGAGGGCAAAAACAGAAGTTTTGTAAAGATAACCTACCCTCCAAGAGACAAAGGAATAACCTTTTTAAGTCTTGACGGGCAGATGTGGCAATACATCCCAAAGATCGAAAGAACCATCAAGATACCGCCTTCTATGATGCTTCAAAGCTGGATGGGATCGGATATAACGAATGACGACGTCGTAAGAGAGAGTTCTTTAATAGATGACTATGATACCACGCTTCTCCAAGAGAACGGCGATACAGCGACCCTGCAGCTCATACCTAAAAAAACTGCTGCGGTGGTATGGGGAAAGATCATTCTTGATGTAGACACAAAGACTTATACCATGAAAAAAGAGACATTTTATGACGAAACGTCTCAAGCGGTCAGATATTTTACTTTCAAAAATGTCAAAAAGATAGACGGATACTATCTGCCCACTTTATGGAAAGTGATACCGATGGACAAGCAAGACTCTTTTACGACGCTTGAGATACAAAATGCCAGATACGACCAGGCGATATCGGATGAATACTTTAGACAAAGTGCTCTTAAAAGGTTCTCCCGCTGA
- a CDS encoding SufD family Fe-S cluster assembly protein, translating to MDIQRIYGGIRDALKNVGFGESEEVAGSFLATNEEIIESSNSSEGMEILPLNIALQKYGWLQEKLFSLVSKDKDEYVKMVSENKNRLGYFIHVKEGRNISLPIETCYLINNNDFVQMTHNIVICEKNSQLHLISGCTSNAHIINGMHLGVTEYFLDDGALLTTTMIHSWGSEVEVYPRSSAKVGKNAKFISNYIALTKVKKIQMNPSAYIDEGGLAEFYSVVYAPKGSTLDLGSEAFLQGKGAISNIVSRSVSDGGNIIIRGKITGDVAGAKGSMACNGLMLSNDSQIHAIPELVANNPDIELSHEASVGMISEETLAYLMASGISEDDARNLVIEGFLDLKIPGLPAYLQSKIDEMIRQSQSKTAI from the coding sequence ATGGATATTCAAAGAATATACGGTGGAATACGTGATGCCCTGAAAAACGTAGGCTTTGGAGAAAGTGAGGAGGTCGCTGGATCGTTTTTAGCGACAAACGAAGAGATAATCGAGAGTTCAAACTCAAGTGAAGGGATGGAGATACTCCCTTTAAACATAGCACTGCAAAAGTATGGATGGCTGCAAGAGAAGCTTTTTTCTCTTGTCTCAAAAGATAAAGACGAGTATGTAAAAATGGTCTCAGAAAATAAAAACAGACTGGGCTACTTCATACATGTAAAAGAGGGAAGAAATATCTCGCTGCCTATAGAGACCTGCTATCTGATAAACAACAACGATTTTGTGCAGATGACACACAACATTGTAATATGCGAAAAAAACTCACAACTGCATCTTATAAGCGGATGTACCTCAAATGCCCACATTATAAACGGGATGCACCTTGGCGTAACAGAGTACTTTTTAGATGACGGTGCCCTGCTGACCACGACAATGATACACAGCTGGGGGAGCGAAGTCGAAGTCTATCCCAGAAGTTCTGCCAAAGTTGGAAAAAATGCGAAGTTTATATCTAACTATATCGCTCTGACTAAGGTAAAAAAAATACAGATGAACCCTAGTGCGTACATTGATGAAGGTGGTCTGGCAGAGTTTTATTCGGTGGTCTATGCACCAAAAGGTTCTACTCTTGATCTGGGTTCTGAAGCATTTTTACAAGGCAAAGGAGCAATATCTAATATCGTGAGCCGTTCTGTATCAGACGGAGGGAATATAATAATAAGAGGAAAGATAACGGGAGATGTTGCAGGTGCAAAAGGGAGTATGGCATGCAACGGGCTTATGCTGAGTAACGACTCTCAGATTCATGCTATCCCTGAGCTTGTAGCAAATAATCCGGATATTGAACTTTCCCATGAAGCAAGTGTCGGTATGATATCAGAAGAGACTCTTGCCTATCTTATGGCATCGGGAATAAGTGAAGATGATGCTAGAAATCTTGTTATTGAGGGGTTTCTTGATCTAAAGATCCCGGGGCTTCCCGCTTATCTTCAATCTAAAATAGATGAAATGATAAGGCAGTCTCAAAGCAAAACCGCGATCTGA